A portion of the Cellulophaga algicola DSM 14237 genome contains these proteins:
- the mnmD gene encoding tRNA (5-methylaminomethyl-2-thiouridine)(34)-methyltransferase MnmD encodes MERKIITTSDGSTTIQIVDWNEQYHSIHGAIQEAYHVFIKMGLSLYKDRDVSILEIGFGTGLNALITCIEAQKINLNVKYTGIEAYPVSLLEIKQLNYIEQLKAQTYEDLFLKMHASDWEKPIKLSPTFELIKEQKDFMHIKNEGAYDLIYFDAFGARVQPELWTEDIFKIMYAALNKNGVLVTYAAKGSVRRAMLAVGFTVERLEGPPGKREMLRATKK; translated from the coding sequence TTGGAACGAAAAATTATAACAACATCAGATGGTTCTACAACCATTCAGATTGTAGATTGGAATGAACAATACCATTCTATCCACGGCGCAATACAAGAAGCATATCATGTATTTATAAAAATGGGTTTGTCTTTATATAAGGATAGAGATGTGTCTATTTTAGAAATTGGTTTTGGAACAGGATTAAATGCCTTAATAACATGTATTGAGGCGCAAAAAATTAATTTAAATGTAAAGTATACTGGCATAGAAGCTTACCCTGTAAGTCTATTAGAGATAAAGCAGCTCAATTACATAGAACAGCTTAAAGCGCAAACGTACGAAGACCTATTTTTAAAAATGCATGCGTCAGACTGGGAAAAACCTATCAAGCTGTCTCCAACTTTTGAACTTATCAAAGAACAGAAGGATTTTATGCATATTAAAAATGAAGGTGCTTATGATTTAATTTATTTTGATGCTTTTGGGGCCCGCGTTCAGCCAGAATTATGGACAGAAGACATCTTTAAAATTATGTATGCAGCTTTAAATAAAAATGGAGTTTTAGTTACTTATGCTGCAAAAGGGAGCGTTCGGAGAGCTATGTTAGCGGTAGGGTTTACCGTAGAACGATTAGAAGGTCCTCCTGGGAAAAGAGAGATGTTAAGGGCTACGAAAAAGTAA
- a CDS encoding branched-chain amino acid aminotransferase, with protein METTANSLVTVEKSKTSKIDQVDFDNLSFGSTFSDHMLVCDYKNGAWENPKVVPYGPVSLDPSAKIFHYGQSIFEGMKAYKDTEDSTWLFRPLDNHKRLNISAKRLAIPEIPENYFMEGLKTLLKVDEKWIPKNEGSSMYIRPFIFASGNGFHASPANEYKFMICLAPSGAYFSGKVKVLIEEKYSRSANGGVGFAKAGGNYAGQFYPTQLAVEKGYNQVIWTDDNTHEYIEEAGAMNIFVRINDTLITGPTSDRILDGITRKSIIEIAKDENINVEVRKLTVSEVVTAAKDGSLKEMFGAGTAAVISPISGFGYKETDYDLPELKEGFASLLKKRITDIQYNKAEDKFGWRYKL; from the coding sequence ATGGAAACTACCGCAAATAGCTTAGTTACGGTTGAAAAAAGTAAAACATCTAAAATTGATCAAGTAGATTTTGACAATTTATCATTTGGAAGTACCTTCTCAGACCATATGTTGGTCTGTGATTATAAAAATGGTGCTTGGGAAAACCCAAAAGTTGTACCCTACGGTCCTGTATCCCTAGATCCTTCTGCAAAAATCTTCCATTACGGACAGTCTATTTTTGAAGGAATGAAAGCGTACAAGGACACCGAAGATTCTACTTGGCTATTTAGACCATTAGACAACCACAAACGACTTAACATCTCTGCAAAAAGATTAGCTATTCCAGAAATTCCTGAAAATTATTTCATGGAAGGTCTTAAAACACTTTTAAAGGTTGACGAAAAATGGATTCCTAAAAACGAAGGAAGCTCTATGTATATACGACCTTTTATTTTTGCATCTGGTAACGGCTTCCACGCATCTCCAGCAAATGAATACAAATTCATGATTTGTCTTGCCCCTTCAGGAGCATATTTCTCTGGAAAAGTAAAGGTATTGATAGAAGAAAAATACTCTAGGTCTGCAAATGGCGGAGTAGGTTTTGCAAAAGCAGGAGGTAATTATGCAGGACAATTCTATCCTACTCAATTAGCCGTAGAAAAAGGATATAATCAAGTAATTTGGACAGATGACAATACACATGAATATATTGAAGAGGCTGGTGCAATGAACATTTTTGTTCGTATTAATGACACTTTAATTACCGGACCAACTAGTGATAGAATCTTAGATGGTATTACCAGAAAAAGCATTATAGAAATAGCAAAAGACGAAAACATTAACGTTGAAGTTCGAAAATTAACAGTTTCTGAAGTTGTTACCGCTGCAAAAGATGGTTCTTTAAAAGAAATGTTTGGCGCAGGAACTGCTGCTGTTATTTCTCCTATCTCTGGATTTGGTTATAAAGAAACTGATTATGACTTACCTGAACTAAAAGAAGGTTTTGCCTCTTTATTAAAGAAAAGAATCACCGATATTCAGTATAATAAAGCTGAAGATAAATTTGGTTGGCGTTATAAATTATAG
- a CDS encoding ammonium transporter, with product MNDGLFTANNVWMMICTALVFFMHLGFSFLEIGLTRQKNTINILFKNLFIICAGLLLYYIAGFNLMYPGDFNGVLGFAGFGIEAPANGMTAEYAPSGGYTYWTDFLFQGMFAATAATIVSGAVAERIKIGGFMIFTVIYVGLIYPIVGSWQWGGGFLSTLGNEVNAAGELVKEAGFHDFAGSTLVHSVGGWAALVAVYLLGPRIGKFDENGETFAIPGHNIPIATAGVLILWLGWFGFNGGSVLSADPGGTSLVLVTTSLAAAAGGIAAFIFSFILYKNLDLTMFLNGILGGLVGITAGADLMSPNEAIIIGALAGILVVGAVALIDKIKLDDPVGAIAVHLICGVWGTLAVGFLGTKAGGSQILYQLAGIVIIGIFCSLTTFIILFTLKKTVGIRVSREEELEGLDLHEHGMDAYPDFRLNQH from the coding sequence ATGAACGACGGATTATTTACAGCTAATAATGTTTGGATGATGATATGCACAGCACTCGTGTTTTTCATGCATTTAGGCTTTTCTTTTTTAGAGATTGGATTAACAAGACAAAAAAATACCATCAATATATTATTTAAAAACCTATTTATTATTTGTGCCGGACTTTTACTGTACTATATAGCCGGATTTAACCTTATGTATCCTGGGGATTTTAATGGAGTTTTAGGATTTGCAGGATTTGGAATTGAAGCTCCCGCAAATGGCATGACTGCTGAATACGCCCCTAGTGGAGGCTATACATATTGGACAGATTTTCTTTTTCAGGGGATGTTTGCTGCAACAGCTGCAACTATAGTTTCTGGAGCAGTTGCTGAACGCATAAAAATTGGAGGTTTCATGATTTTTACTGTCATCTATGTAGGTCTAATTTATCCAATTGTAGGTTCATGGCAATGGGGCGGCGGATTTCTTTCAACCCTAGGCAACGAAGTAAATGCAGCAGGAGAACTTGTAAAAGAAGCTGGGTTTCATGATTTTGCTGGCTCTACACTAGTACATTCTGTAGGTGGATGGGCAGCACTTGTAGCCGTTTATTTATTAGGTCCAAGAATTGGTAAATTTGATGAAAACGGAGAAACATTCGCTATTCCTGGTCATAATATTCCCATAGCCACTGCTGGTGTATTAATTCTTTGGTTAGGATGGTTTGGTTTTAACGGAGGCTCTGTACTTTCCGCAGATCCAGGAGGCACTTCATTAGTACTTGTTACCACATCATTAGCAGCAGCAGCTGGAGGAATTGCTGCTTTCATATTTTCATTTATACTCTATAAGAACTTAGATTTAACTATGTTCCTAAATGGTATTTTAGGTGGCCTAGTAGGGATTACCGCAGGAGCAGATTTAATGTCTCCTAATGAAGCCATAATTATTGGAGCATTAGCAGGTATTCTTGTTGTAGGAGCCGTTGCTCTTATTGATAAAATAAAATTAGACGATCCTGTAGGAGCAATTGCCGTTCATCTTATTTGTGGCGTATGGGGAACATTAGCTGTTGGGTTCTTAGGAACTAAAGCTGGTGGATCACAAATTCTATATCAACTAGCAGGTATTGTTATTATTGGTATCTTTTGTTCTTTGACTACGTTTATAATACTTTTTACGTTAAAGAAAACCGTTGGCATAAGAGTATCTCGAGAAGAAGAACTTGAAGGACTAGATCTTCATGAACATGGCATGGATGCTTATCCAGATTTTAGGCTGAATCAACATTAA
- a CDS encoding pyrophosphohydrolase domain-containing protein, which produces MENKLKAVALFHETFGMGVSKAMQATLGSRKNLLRFNLMDEENKEYLEAAENNDLVEVADALGDMLYILCGTILEHGMQYKIEEVFNEIQRSNMSKLGADGKPIYREDGKVLKGPNYFAPNIDEILKE; this is translated from the coding sequence ATGGAAAATAAACTTAAAGCTGTAGCACTTTTTCATGAAACTTTTGGAATGGGCGTTTCTAAAGCTATGCAAGCTACTTTGGGATCACGTAAAAACCTGCTTCGTTTTAATTTAATGGATGAAGAAAATAAGGAATATCTGGAGGCTGCTGAAAATAACGACTTAGTTGAAGTGGCAGACGCCTTAGGTGATATGTTGTATATTTTATGTGGTACTATTCTAGAACATGGTATGCAATACAAAATAGAAGAGGTGTTCAATGAAATTCAACGTAGTAATATGAGTAAGCTCGGAGCAGATGGGAAACCTATCTATAGAGAAGATGGTAAAGTTTTAAAAGGCCCGAATTATTTTGCGCCGAATATTGATGAAATTTTAAAGGAATAA
- a CDS encoding outer membrane beta-barrel protein, translated as MKAITKTNYVKNIFFAAVLFTGASLVAQEEVEEKKALSISGTVDAYYKTNLSSSDVGAQTPGSSFANETGFALGMANLIASYEGEKTGAVADLTFGPRGDDATGGYNINQLYAYWNVSEGTKLTAGRFNTYLGYEVISPAANFNYSTSYLFSYGPFSHVGIKADFALSEDFSLMLAVMNVTDVNNNLTGEYSLGAQLGYSGQFLNLYYDGNANLGFEIDYTGGFDLSDSVFLGLNAAYQDNDGSGFFGAAIYPQLATSDSFTVGLRGEYFAESGAYGAIGTGVEDSSVFAATLTGSYTVENLTIKPELRLDNASDDAFFDNDGAASKSLSSFLIAAIYSF; from the coding sequence ATGAAAGCGATTACAAAAACGAATTACGTAAAAAATATATTTTTTGCAGCAGTACTTTTTACAGGAGCTAGTTTAGTTGCCCAAGAAGAGGTTGAAGAAAAAAAAGCATTATCTATAAGCGGTACAGTTGATGCTTATTACAAGACTAATTTGAGTTCTAGTGATGTTGGAGCGCAAACTCCAGGATCTTCTTTCGCAAATGAAACAGGTTTTGCATTAGGTATGGCTAATTTAATAGCTAGCTATGAAGGTGAAAAAACAGGAGCTGTGGCTGATTTAACTTTTGGACCTAGAGGTGATGACGCTACTGGTGGATATAACATCAACCAATTATATGCATACTGGAATGTATCTGAAGGGACAAAGTTGACTGCTGGTCGTTTCAATACGTATTTAGGATATGAAGTAATATCACCTGCTGCGAACTTTAACTACAGCACATCTTACTTGTTTTCTTACGGACCATTTTCACATGTTGGAATTAAAGCAGATTTTGCTTTATCAGAAGACTTCAGTTTAATGCTTGCCGTAATGAATGTAACTGACGTAAATAATAACCTTACAGGAGAATATTCTTTAGGAGCTCAATTAGGATATTCAGGACAATTTTTAAACCTATACTATGATGGAAATGCAAACCTAGGTTTCGAAATTGACTATACAGGTGGATTTGATTTATCTGACTCAGTTTTCCTAGGACTTAATGCTGCTTACCAAGATAATGACGGTAGTGGTTTCTTTGGAGCTGCAATCTACCCACAATTGGCTACTTCTGATAGCTTTACAGTAGGATTAAGAGGTGAATATTTTGCTGAAAGCGGTGCTTATGGCGCAATTGGAACAGGCGTTGAAGATTCTAGCGTTTTCGCTGCAACTTTAACAGGAAGTTATACTGTTGAGAACTTAACTATCAAACCTGAATTAAGATTAGACAATGCTTCTGATGATGCATTCTTTGATAACGATGGTGCTGCTTCTAAAAGCCTATCTTCATTCTTAATTGCTGCGATTTATTCGTTCTAA
- the crcB gene encoding fluoride efflux transporter CrcB: MKQILLVFLGGGLGSVLRYIISKPLNFYFTNFYLGTFIVNILGCLLIGLILGLSLKNNYFSENQILLLATGFCGGFTTFSTFALENNSLLKNGDLLAFALYTTLSITVGIIAVSLGIWLTKLN, translated from the coding sequence ATGAAACAAATTCTACTTGTTTTTTTAGGCGGTGGTCTTGGCAGTGTACTAAGGTATATAATCAGCAAGCCACTTAATTTCTATTTCACTAATTTTTATTTAGGCACTTTTATTGTAAATATATTAGGATGCCTACTCATTGGACTTATTCTAGGACTCTCGTTAAAGAATAATTATTTTAGCGAAAACCAAATATTACTTTTAGCCACTGGTTTTTGTGGAGGCTTTACCACCTTCTCTACTTTTGCATTAGAAAACAATTCTCTTTTAAAAAATGGAGATTTACTTGCCTTCGCTTTATATACTACCTTAAGTATTACGGTTGGCATCATTGCAGTATCTCTTGGTATCTGGCTGACTAAGCTTAACTAA
- a CDS encoding P-II family nitrogen regulator — translation MKKIEAIIRKSKFDEVKKALHQIEVNFFSYWDVTGVGNEKQGHVYRGISYSTSDIQRRYLTIVVSDEFLEKTVSTILEASSTGNVGDGKIFVSDVSEAYRIRTKESGQAGIN, via the coding sequence ATGAAAAAAATCGAGGCAATTATTCGAAAATCAAAATTTGATGAAGTGAAAAAAGCACTCCATCAAATTGAAGTTAATTTTTTTAGTTACTGGGATGTAACTGGAGTAGGTAATGAAAAACAAGGACATGTATACCGTGGTATTTCATACAGCACTTCAGACATTCAAAGAAGATACTTAACTATAGTTGTATCCGATGAGTTTTTAGAAAAAACTGTAAGCACCATATTAGAAGCTTCTAGTACTGGCAATGTAGGTGATGGAAAAATATTTGTTTCAGATGTTTCTGAAGCTTATAGAATAAGAACCAAAGAAAGCGGACAAGCTGGTATTAACTAA
- the dnaJ gene encoding molecular chaperone DnaJ, which yields MKEDYYDILGIAKGASAAEIKKAYRKKAVQYHPDKNPGDASAEEMFKKAAEAYEVLSDDNKKARYDQYGHAAFDGSGGFGGGGGGGMNMDDIFNQFGDIFGGFGGGGGFSGFGGGGGGQRRVKGSSLKIRVSLTLEEVANGVEKKIKVKRKIQASGVTYKTCSTCGGRGQVTKVTNTILGRMQTAATCSSCGGSGQILDRKPNDADSQGMIVKEETVSVKIPGGVEDGMQLKVTGKGNDAPGNGVPGDLIVAIETLEHETLKREGDNLHYDLYVSISDAVLGTSKEIDAVVGKVRIKLEPGIQSGKILRLRGKGITGLNGYGAGDLLVHVNVWTPKTLNKEQKEFFEKMQTNENFIPSPEKSDKSFFEKVKEMFS from the coding sequence ATGAAGGAAGATTATTACGACATTTTAGGCATAGCCAAAGGCGCAAGCGCAGCAGAAATTAAAAAAGCATATCGGAAAAAAGCCGTGCAATATCATCCAGATAAAAATCCTGGAGACGCATCGGCTGAAGAGATGTTTAAAAAAGCAGCAGAAGCCTATGAAGTTTTAAGCGACGATAATAAAAAAGCACGTTACGATCAATACGGCCATGCAGCTTTTGATGGCTCTGGTGGATTTGGCGGCGGCGGCGGAGGCGGTATGAATATGGATGACATATTTAACCAATTTGGCGATATTTTTGGTGGTTTCGGCGGTGGCGGCGGATTTAGTGGTTTCGGTGGCGGCGGAGGCGGTCAGCGAAGAGTAAAAGGAAGCAGCTTAAAAATTAGAGTATCCCTTACGTTAGAAGAAGTTGCGAATGGCGTTGAGAAGAAGATAAAAGTTAAACGTAAAATTCAGGCAAGTGGTGTAACGTATAAAACGTGTAGCACTTGTGGTGGTAGAGGTCAAGTAACGAAAGTTACCAATACTATTTTAGGTAGAATGCAAACAGCAGCTACTTGTAGCTCTTGTGGTGGTAGTGGTCAGATTTTAGACCGTAAACCTAATGATGCCGATTCTCAAGGTATGATCGTTAAGGAGGAAACTGTATCGGTTAAAATACCAGGTGGAGTAGAAGACGGTATGCAATTGAAGGTTACCGGAAAAGGTAATGATGCGCCGGGTAATGGTGTTCCTGGAGATTTAATTGTAGCGATTGAAACTCTAGAGCATGAAACACTGAAGCGTGAAGGTGATAATTTGCACTATGATTTATATGTTAGCATATCAGATGCAGTTTTAGGGACCTCTAAGGAGATCGATGCTGTTGTAGGTAAAGTGCGTATTAAATTAGAGCCAGGAATACAGTCAGGTAAAATTTTACGTCTTAGAGGTAAAGGTATTACGGGTCTTAACGGATATGGAGCTGGTGATCTATTAGTGCATGTAAATGTTTGGACGCCGAAAACATTAAATAAAGAACAAAAAGAATTTTTTGAGAAAATGCAGACGAATGAAAATTTTATTCCAAGCCCAGAAAAATCTGATAAATCTTTTTTTGAAAAAGTAAAAGAAATGTTTTCTTAA
- a CDS encoding DUF4920 domain-containing protein translates to MKRINILLVIIVCFVSCKGQNKQSVAQPLPEVATNFSSFGTEIGADNALNTSEMTLKYQNLGVADTISTKFSGTVLAVCQAKGCWMNVKLDNGSEAMVKFKDYGFFVPKDIAGKEVVINGLAFVEEMSVEEQKHYAEDGDESVAAIAAIVSPKKTFRFEADGVLVKQ, encoded by the coding sequence ATGAAAAGAATTAACATTTTACTTGTGATAATTGTATGCTTTGTGAGTTGCAAGGGTCAAAATAAACAGAGTGTAGCGCAGCCATTACCAGAGGTTGCTACTAATTTTTCTTCTTTTGGAACTGAAATTGGAGCAGATAATGCTTTAAATACAAGTGAGATGACGTTAAAATATCAGAATTTGGGTGTTGCAGATACTATTTCAACAAAATTTTCAGGAACAGTCTTAGCGGTTTGTCAGGCAAAAGGATGTTGGATGAATGTTAAATTGGATAATGGATCTGAGGCAATGGTTAAATTTAAAGATTATGGTTTTTTTGTACCTAAAGATATTGCGGGTAAAGAAGTTGTGATCAACGGTTTGGCATTCGTAGAAGAAATGTCTGTAGAAGAGCAAAAGCACTATGCGGAAGATGGTGATGAATCAGTAGCGGCAATAGCAGCTATTGTTTCTCCAAAAAAGACGTTCAGATTTGAAGCTGACGGGGTACTTGTAAAACAATAA
- a CDS encoding TIGR01777 family oxidoreductase — MKVLITGATGLVGNAIVNECHKNNIAVNFLTTRKDKIVTKENYSGFYWNPDKKEIDLNCFKGVTAIINLAGASISKRWTSSYKKEILTSRINSLKTLNSGLLKVDSSAITSFVSASAIGIYPNSIKKFYSEDDQFKADGFLSEVVTAWENEVDNLKGFNFSLAKIRIGLVMSNKGGALPEMVKPIKLFVGSAFGSGKQWQSWIHIKDLAKLFVFAIKNELNGVYNGVASNPVTNEKLVSKVAAILGKPLVFPKVPASILKLILGEMSALLLDSQRVSNKKILEEGFKFKYLNVCPALESLYPKK, encoded by the coding sequence ATGAAGGTATTAATAACAGGTGCTACAGGATTGGTTGGCAATGCTATAGTAAACGAATGTCATAAGAATAATATTGCGGTAAATTTCCTTACGACAAGGAAAGATAAAATAGTAACGAAAGAAAATTATTCAGGTTTTTATTGGAATCCAGATAAGAAAGAAATAGACTTAAATTGTTTTAAGGGGGTTACGGCTATTATAAATTTAGCAGGTGCTTCAATTTCTAAAAGATGGACATCTTCCTATAAAAAAGAAATTCTTACAAGTAGAATCAATTCTTTAAAAACACTTAATTCGGGTTTGTTAAAAGTTGATTCTTCGGCTATTACGTCTTTTGTGTCGGCTTCTGCTATTGGTATTTATCCTAATTCAATAAAAAAATTCTATTCAGAAGACGATCAATTTAAAGCAGATGGCTTTTTATCTGAAGTTGTAACAGCATGGGAAAATGAAGTGGATAATCTTAAAGGCTTTAATTTTAGTCTCGCTAAAATTAGAATAGGGCTTGTCATGTCAAATAAAGGAGGTGCTTTGCCAGAGATGGTAAAGCCTATTAAATTATTTGTAGGGTCTGCCTTCGGTTCTGGCAAGCAATGGCAATCATGGATTCATATTAAAGACTTGGCAAAACTTTTTGTTTTTGCGATTAAGAATGAATTAAATGGGGTGTACAATGGAGTAGCTTCAAACCCTGTAACGAATGAAAAGCTAGTATCAAAAGTAGCCGCTATTTTGGGTAAACCATTAGTGTTTCCAAAAGTTCCAGCATCGATTTTAAAATTAATTTTAGGAGAAATGTCTGCCTTATTATTAGATAGTCAACGTGTTAGTAATAAGAAGATTTTAGAAGAAGGTTTTAAGTTTAAATACTTAAATGTGTGTCCGGCACTGGAGTCTTTATATCCTAAAAAATAA
- a CDS encoding nucleotide exchange factor GrpE codes for MSDINNTEDIKEENLEQQDSTENQDNSPEQVEVVELSVEEQLSEDLAKEKDKFLRLFAEFENYKKRTSKERMDLFKTAGQEVIVALLPVSDDFDRAMQELAKSNDKETFKGVELIKIKFEQVLKSKGLEEVEARAGDVFDADIHEAITQIPAPNKKMKGKIIDVIEKGFKLGDKIIRHPKVVVGN; via the coding sequence ATGAGCGATATAAATAACACAGAAGATATAAAAGAAGAAAACTTAGAGCAACAAGACAGCACAGAGAATCAAGATAATTCACCTGAGCAAGTTGAAGTTGTAGAGCTTTCTGTTGAAGAACAATTAAGTGAAGATTTAGCTAAAGAAAAAGATAAATTTTTAAGATTATTTGCGGAGTTCGAAAACTATAAAAAAAGAACTTCTAAAGAACGAATGGATTTATTTAAGACTGCAGGGCAAGAAGTGATTGTAGCTTTGTTACCTGTGTCTGATGATTTTGATAGAGCTATGCAAGAATTAGCGAAATCTAATGATAAAGAAACATTCAAGGGGGTAGAATTAATTAAAATCAAATTCGAACAAGTACTTAAATCTAAAGGCCTAGAAGAAGTAGAGGCTAGAGCTGGTGACGTATTTGATGCTGATATTCATGAGGCAATAACACAAATACCTGCTCCAAATAAGAAGATGAAGGGCAAGATTATAGATGTAATTGAAAAAGGATTTAAGTTAGGCGATAAAATTATCCGTCATCCAAAAGTGGTTGTTGGTAATTAA
- a CDS encoding ammonium transporter, translating to MNEAQQEAITKVAEGVSQETLDQAIQSINGDMGALWIIIAAILVFFMQAGFTLVEVGFTRSKNSGNIIMKNIMDLCIGSLLFWAVGYGIMYGSDTVLGGFFRTSPSDQGYFFFSATDWYNLLFQTVFCATAATIVSGAIAERTKFSTYLIFSAVLTTIIYPISGSWYWPFDDSAWLNVAGFVDFAGSSVVHAVGGSAALVAAILVGPRIGKYKDGKVNAIPGHNMTYGALGVLILWLGWFGFNGGSQLAFGGNDTIAVGSVIINTNIAAAIGAVAAMVLSWLKYGKPDISMTLNGALAGLVGITAGCGAVNAWGALAIGLICGITVVLSIEFIDRKLKIDDPVGAISVHGVCGFLGTVLVGVFALDGGLLSGGGAGLLWVQFYGSLAYIVWAAVASFIVLFILKKTIGLRVTQEEEMDGLDIHEHDSSAYPEFTINDK from the coding sequence ATGAATGAAGCACAACAAGAAGCTATAACAAAAGTAGCTGAAGGTGTCAGCCAAGAGACACTAGACCAAGCTATTCAAAGCATTAATGGCGATATGGGCGCATTATGGATTATAATAGCCGCTATTTTAGTATTTTTTATGCAAGCTGGATTTACACTTGTAGAAGTAGGTTTTACTAGAAGTAAAAATTCTGGTAACATTATTATGAAGAACATTATGGACTTATGTATTGGTTCATTACTATTCTGGGCTGTAGGTTATGGTATTATGTACGGCAGCGATACCGTTTTAGGAGGCTTTTTTAGAACAAGCCCTTCTGATCAAGGATATTTCTTCTTCTCTGCTACTGATTGGTACAATTTACTTTTCCAAACAGTATTCTGTGCAACGGCTGCTACCATTGTATCTGGAGCAATCGCTGAAAGAACTAAATTTTCTACTTATTTGATATTCTCTGCAGTATTAACTACAATTATCTACCCTATATCCGGTAGTTGGTATTGGCCATTTGACGACAGTGCGTGGTTAAATGTTGCAGGTTTTGTAGATTTTGCAGGATCTTCAGTAGTACACGCTGTAGGTGGTTCGGCTGCTTTAGTTGCTGCAATTTTAGTTGGACCTAGAATTGGTAAATATAAAGACGGTAAAGTAAATGCTATACCAGGTCACAATATGACGTATGGTGCCTTAGGTGTTTTAATTCTTTGGCTAGGATGGTTCGGATTTAACGGAGGATCACAATTGGCTTTCGGCGGTAATGATACTATTGCCGTAGGTAGCGTAATCATAAATACAAATATTGCTGCCGCTATCGGAGCAGTAGCTGCTATGGTATTATCATGGCTTAAGTATGGTAAACCAGACATCTCTATGACTTTGAACGGAGCTTTAGCCGGTCTTGTGGGTATTACTGCAGGTTGTGGTGCTGTGAATGCTTGGGGAGCTTTAGCTATTGGTTTAATATGTGGTATCACTGTAGTTTTATCTATAGAATTTATTGATAGAAAATTAAAAATTGACGATCCAGTTGGAGCAATATCTGTACACGGTGTATGTGGTTTCTTAGGAACTGTATTAGTAGGTGTTTTTGCTTTAGATGGAGGTCTTCTTTCTGGTGGAGGTGCTGGCTTATTATGGGTTCAATTTTACGGATCACTAGCCTATATAGTTTGGGCAGCAGTTGCTTCTTTTATCGTATTATTCATTTTAAAGAAAACCATAGGGTTAAGAGTTACACAAGAAGAAGAAATGGACGGATTAGATATTCACGAACATGATTCTAGTGCTTATCCTGAGTTTACTATCAACGATAAATAA
- a CDS encoding P-II family nitrogen regulator — protein MKKIEAIIRKSKFDEVKKALHEIEVNFFSYWDVTGVGNEKQGHVYRGISYSTTDIQRRHLSIVISDEFLEKTIHTILEAASTGNVGDGKIFVSEITEAYRIRTKESGSAGIN, from the coding sequence ATGAAAAAAATCGAGGCAATTATTCGAAAGTCCAAGTTCGATGAAGTAAAAAAAGCACTTCATGAAATTGAAGTAAACTTTTTTAGCTACTGGGATGTAACTGGAGTTGGTAACGAAAAACAAGGTCACGTTTATCGCGGAATATCTTACAGTACCACAGACATCCAACGAAGACATTTAAGCATTGTAATATCTGATGAATTCTTAGAAAAAACAATTCATACGATTTTAGAAGCTGCTAGTACTGGAAATGTTGGAGATGGAAAAATATTTGTATCAGAAATAACGGAAGCCTATAGAATAAGGACAAAAGAAAGCGGAAGCGCAGGAATCAACTAA